The Setaria italica strain Yugu1 chromosome IX, Setaria_italica_v2.0, whole genome shotgun sequence genome has a window encoding:
- the LOC101761206 gene encoding tubulin alpha-1 chain, translated as MRECISIHIGQAGIQVGNACWELYCLEHGIQADGQMPGDKTVGGGDDAFNTFFSETGAGKHVPRAVFVDLEPTVIDEVRTGTYRQLFHPEQLISGKEDAANNFARGHYTIGKEIVDLCLDRIRKLADNCTGLQGFLVFNAVGGGTGSGLGSLLLERLSVDYGKKSKLGFTVYPSPQVSTSVVEPYNSVLSTHSLLEHTDVAVLLDNEAIYDICRRSLDIERPTYTNLNRLVSQVISSLTASLRFDGALNVDVNEFQTNLVPYPRIHFMLSSYAPVISAEKAYHEQLSVAEITNSAFEPSSMMAKCDPRHGKYMACCLMYRGDVVPKDVNAAVATIKTKRTIQFVDWCPTGFKCGINYQPPSVVPGGDLAKVQRAVCMISNSTSVVEVFSRIDHKFDLMYAKRAFVHWYVGEGMEEGEFSEAREDLAALEKDYEEVGAEFDEGEEGDEGDEY; from the exons ATGAGGGAGTGCATCTCGATCCACATCGGCCAGGCCGGTATCCAGGTCGGAAACGCGTGCTGGGAGCTCTACTGCCTCGAGCATGGCATTCAG GCTGATGGCCAGATGCCCGGCGACAAGACCGTTGGAGGAGGTGATGATGCTTTCAACACCTTCTTCAGTGAGACTGGTGCTGGGAAGCATGTGCCCCGTGCTGTTTTTGTTGACCTTGAGCCCACTGTGATTGATGAGGTGAGGACTGGTACTTACCGCCAGCTCTTCCACCCTGAGCAGCTCATCAGTGGCAAGGAGGATGCTGCCAATAACTTTGCCCGTGGTCACTACACCA TTGGCAAGGAGATTGTTGACCTGTGCCTTGACCGCATCAGGAAGCTTGCCGACAACTGCACTGGTCTCCAGGGCTTCCTTGTCTTCAATGCTGTTGGTGGAGGAACAGGCTCTGGTCTTGGTTCTCTCCTCCTTGAGCGTCTGTCTGTTGACTATGGCAAGAAGTCCAAGCTCGGGTTCACTGTGTACCCATCTCCCCAGGTCTCCACCTCAGTGGTTGAGCCATACAACAGTGTCCTGTCCACCCACTCCCTCCTCGAGCACACTGATGTTGCTGTTCTGCTTGACAATGAGGCCATCTATGACATCTGCCGCCGCTCCCTTGACATTGAGCGCCCCACCTACACCAACCTCAACAGGCTCGTGTCTCAG GTCATCTCATCTCTGACTGCCTCCCTGAGGTTCGATGGTGCTCTGAACGTGGATGTGAACGAGTTCCAGACCAACTTGGTGCCCTACCCGAGGATCCACTTCATGCTTTCATCCTATGCACCAGTCATCTCTGCTGAGAAGGCCTACCATGAGCAGCTGTCTGTTGCAGAGATCACCAACAGCGCCTTTGAGCCGTCCTCCATGATGGCCAAGTGCGACCCCCGCCATGGCAAGTACATGGCCTGCTGCCTCATGTACCGTGGTGATGTGGTGCCCAAGGACGTCAACGCTGCTGTTGCCACCATCAAGACCAAGCGCACCATCCAGTTCGTGGACTGGTGCCCCACTGGGTTCAAGTGCGGCATCAACTACCAGCCCCCCAGCGTGGTGCCTGGCGGTGACCTGGCCAAGGTGCAGCGTGCCGTGTGCatgatctccaactccaccagcGTGGTCGAGGTGTTCTCCCGCATCGACCACAAGTTTGACCTCATGTACGCCAAGCGTGCCTTCGTTCACTGGTACGTGGGTGAGGGCATGGAGGAGGGCGAGTTCTCTGAGGCCCGTGAGGACCTGGCTGCGCTCGAGAAGGACTACGAGGAGGTCGGCGCTGAGTTCGACGAGGGCGAGGAAGGAGACGAGGGTGACGAGTACTAG